CCCGTACCGCAAACCGACACAGGTGGTCAAGGAGAGAATCCTGAGGTGCTCGAGTGAATCATGGCTAAGGAACTCGGCAAAATGGCCCTGTAACTTCGGGAGAAGGGGCGCCTATCCGCCAGCGATGGCGGGAGGCCGCAGTGAAAAGGCCCAGGCGACTGTTTAGCAAAAACACATGGCTTTGCGAAATCGAGAGATGAAGTATAAGGCCTGACACCTGCCCGGTGCCGGAAGGTTAAGAGGGGATGTCACCGCAAGGGAAGCATTGAATCGAAGCCCCGGTAAACGGCGGCCGTAACTATAACGGTCCTAAGGTAGCGAAATTCCTTGTCGGGTAAGTTCCGACCTGCACGAATGGTGTAACGATCTGGGCGCTGTCTCAGCCATGAGCTCGGTGAAATTGTAGTCACGGTGAAGATGCCGTGTACCCGCAACGGGACGGAAAGACCCCATGAACCTTTACTGCAGCTTAGCATTGGTATCGGGTAAACGATGTGTAGGATAGGCGGGAGACAGTGAAGCGGCGTCGCCAGGCGCTGTGGAGTCAATGTTGAAATACCGCCCTTTGTTTGCCTGGTATCTAACCCCGATTTTTCGGGGGACATTGCTTGGTGGGTAGTTTGACTGGGGTGGTCGCCTCCAAAAGGATAACGGAGGCTTCCAAAGGTTCCCTCAGCACGCTTGGTAACCGTGCGCGGAGTGCAATAGCATAAGGGGGCTTGACTGTAAGGCCGACAAGCCGAGCAGGGTGGAAACACGGGTATAGTGATCCGGCGGTACTGCATGGAAAGGCCGTCGCTCAAAGGATAAAAGGTACTCTGGGGATAACAGGCTGATCTCCCCCAAGAGCTCATATCGACGGGGAGGTTTGGCACCTCGATGTCGGCTCGTCACATCCTGGGGCTGGAGAAGGTCCCAAGGGTTGGGCTGTTCGCCCATTAAAGTGGCACGCGAGCTGGGTTCAGAACGTCGTGAGACAGTTCGGTCCCTATCTGTTGCGGGCGTGGGAAGTTTGGGGAGTGCTGACCTTAGTACGAGAGGACCGGGTTGGACTGACCGCTGGTGTACCGGTTGTGGTGCCAACTGCACTGCCGGGTAGCTACGTCGGGAAGGGATAAGCGCTGAAAGCATCTAAGTGCGAAACCCCCTCCGAGATGAGACTTCCAAACAGGGCCGTCAGAGACGATGACGTTGATAGGCTGCAGGTGTAAAGCCAGGAATGGCAAAGCCGAGCAGTACTAATAGCCCGAAAACTTGCTTCAGTCCGAAGCTGCCGCATTCTCTGCGAGACATATCATGGATCTGAGTACCAAGTACCAAGTACAAAGTACAAAGATCTTGAACTTAAGATATTGGTCCCATAGCGGACACTGTATCCAGCATTGTACATCGTACTTTGTACCTGGTACAGAAAGATTAGGCGGCCCAGCGCAGGGGTCCCACCTCTTCCCATCCCGAACAGAGAAGTTAAGCCCTGCAGCGCCGATGGTACTGGGGTTACACCCGGGAGAGTAGGCCGCCGCCACATTATTCAAAAGCCAGCCCCTAAAGCTGGCTTTTCGCGTTTACAGGGTGGTATTGTTTTCCCTGCTGTCATGATCCCGGCCACCTCCTCCCATCCCGATCCGCCGCGCCTGCCCGTCGTGGCGGGGTACTGGTACGCCGCGGCGCACGGGAGAGTAGGCCTGTCTGCCGTGGCTGACCGCAGCCACATTATTTAAAAGCCAGCCCGATAAGCTGGCTTTTGGCGTTTTCAAGGGGGTTATCAGACTTCATCTGTATCACCTCCACATTTTCCTGTCCCGATCCCCGGTGATGGAAAAGCCGAATAGTTCTTTCTCAACTTGGGGGAACCCCAAACCTTTATGCGCTTGGGGAAATAGAAGGAGGGAAAATAGAACAATTTGACAGACTGCTAAATAGACCTATAAAAATCCGTGAGAAAGATAGCCCTTTCACGATTTTAAAAATCAACTAAAAGGCGAAAGAGAAAATTTGACACGTGTGTTTCGGTCTTCAAAGCATCAATTTTATCTTGATAATGTTTAATTATTTTTTTTTTAACATTTCAATTGTTGGTAGAAATACAATTCTTTATAACATCAAAATGGAATTTGAAAAGCAAAATAGAATTATTTTTAAATTCTATATTAATAAGGATATACATTATATTCTTTGGTGATTTTCAAATAATTATATAGAAATATCTAAATGTGGACAAAATTTCCCATATTACTGTTGAATTGTTTTTCAATGGATCCTTTATACATATTTTCTTAGATTTATAGAATGTCACAAATACGCCAACTTGCAGCGATCATGTTCACTGATATTGTCGGATATACGGCATTGATGGGTAATGATGAACAAAAAGCCTTTGAATTATTAAGGAAAAACAGGGAAATCCATAAACCTGTGATAGATGAATTTGGTGGTAAGTTTATCAAAGAACTTGGTGATGGAGTGATGGCAAGCTTTCCTTCAGTGAGTAATGCAGTTTACGCCGCCATAAAAATCCAGGAGTTATGCAACGAAGCAAATGTTTATAAACTTAGAATAGGAATTCACCAGGGGGAAGTCATTTTTGAGAATGAGGACATTTTTGGAGATGTAGTCAATATTGCAGCAAGAATACAGGCATTGGCAGCGCCGGCGAGTATATTCGTATCAGAATCGGTACAAAGAGACCTCACCAATAAAAATGACATCCGATCAGAATTTTTTAAAATTGAAAATCTTAAAAATGTAAAAGAACCCGTTAAGGTCTATAGAATACTGTCCGCATCTTCTATTTCAAGCAGCAATCAAACCTCAGCCATAGAGAAGTCATCCATTATTCCTGAATATGATTATGATATCCATATCAGTTTCAGGTTTAATGATAATAAATATGATGGTTGGGTTTCCGAACTCGTCGCAAAGCTCAAACAGGAACTGAGCGCAACCTGCAAGGATAAACTTTCAATTTATTTCGATATTAATCCCGAAGATGAAAAGAAGAAATTTCTACAAGAAGACGGGTCTGTTTCCTCAAAAATAAAATCTTTGATTTTCATTCCGATTATTTCACAAACTTATTGTGATGTCAATTCACCTGTTTGGAAAAATGAATTCAAAGGATTTCAAGATGGGGTACTTAGCGAGAAAATGGGCAAAACCATTAAGCTATTGAATGACAATGTCGCTTCAAGAGTGATTCCTGTAAAAATTCATGATATAGATATGGAGGATATCAAACTCCTTGAATCTGAACTTTCAGATGGTCTACGTTCTATTGATTTTATTTTCAGAGAAGATGGTGTCAACCGTCCCCTGCTGCCTATAGATGACGAAAAGCAGGGAAATCCAAACAGGCCTATGTACCGAAATCAGATCAATAAATTGGCCAATGCTGTCAAGGATATTGTTTCGGGAGCCAAACTTTTTCAAAAAGAAAACTCTTTCGGATATACCGCCTTTTCGCCAACAGCTACAAAAATAGTCCCCAATGTAGTTTCTACGTCTTTGTCTTCTTCATTGAAAGTTCAAATGATAGATCGTGCCAGACCCAATATTTTTCTGGCATGGACATCCAATGACATTAAAGAAAAAAGAGAGGAGATGGCGATTATCCTCCAAAAAGCAGGATTCAATGTTCTCCCTTCTATTGATTGCCCGGCAGATGATGAGGTTTTTAAAGCAAAGACCGTTGAAGCTCTAAATCAATGCGTTTGCTCGCTCCATATATTAAGCGGGGAATTTGGAAGACGTTTCGAATCAGAAGATGATGTTTCTTTTCCGCAATATCAGTTTCTGGAAGCAAAAAAAATAATTGATGCTGCAAATTCAGATTTCAATTCATTTATTTGGGTTCATCCTGAATCTACAGGAACCATTAAATCTGCTCAACAGGAATTTATCAAGTACATAAGGAACAACATCACCAAAAACATGATGTTTTCCAATAGTGCCGGCCCAATGCAATTGGTAGATGACATTAGGGTAGTCATGATGAAGGAGGAAGTGGAAATCTTCGACTCCAAGGATACCGATATCTTTTTTATTTTCAACCAGCAGGATGAACTGGAAGCAAAAGAAATTACTGACAGGTTGAGTTTGGAATACCCGATCGAAATCATGAATATCATGCCCGATGGTGAAGATCAATATAGGGAAGTGTCCTCACAGCAGATTCCAAAAAGTAAACTGGCAGTGGTGTATTTCAAATATGCTGCAGATTGGGCTTTGCCTTTCATCAAACAAATCTGGAAAGAGGTAGGTGGTGCTTCTTCTCCTACGCCTATATTTTTTGTTGGTGAAGATGATCCAAGAAGTAACTTTGCACGGATTTTCAAAGCTCCGAAAGTGGTTTCTACCATTGTTCCCAAAGAGGAAGTGCCGGCAGAAGTCAAAAAAGTTTATACCACAGTTGTCAATCTTAAATAACGGGTATGTTTGAAGACTATCAAATATGCCCCTATACGGGACTGCGCTCTTTTACAGAAGAGGAATCTTTATACTTTAAAGGTAGGGAAGATGATATTGATGCTGCAACAGCCCAATTGCAGCGTAATAAGTTTTTGATGCTGACAGGTGCTTCGGGTGATGGCAAATCATCACTGGTCTATGCAGGAATCATTCCCAATGCCCGGGCAGGTTTCCTTAAATCGAAATATACCCAATGGTGTGTCGCTGATTTTAGACCTGAAAGGTCTCCATTCAAAAACCTGTGCAAAGCCATAGCCAATCAACTAGATATCCCAAATGAGGTAACTGTTGAATCGGAACTGAAGCATGGCTTCTCTGCCATTGTTGATTTATATCGGAATTCTGATAGATTTCTTGATGAAGATGCTTTGGAGTGGCAGGCAGCAGACGATAGGAAAAGGGCAAGTATTAAGAGAAAAGCAGCCAATTTGATTATCCTTGTGGATCAGTTTGAGGAATTTTTTACCAATCCTGAAAACTATGATAAGGGAGTTCCTTCAAAAGAAGCCAACCTGGTTTTAAATTTATTGCTTGAAACCTCCAAGATAGCATTGGAGGAAGGACTGCCCATCTATGTTATTTTTACCATGAGGTCAGACTTCATTGGGCAATGCGCGGCTTTTCGAGGATTGCCTGAGTACATAGGATTTTCCCAGTTTTTTGTCCCCCGGCTCAACAGGGCCCAACTGCAATTGGTCATCGAAGAACCGGCTGTCCTCAGTGGAAATCAAATTACAAGAAGACTTACAGAAAGATTAATCCATGATCTGACCGAGGGAGTAGATCAACTTCCAATTCTTCAGCATGCGCTCAATCAGATTTGGCATGCGGCCAATAATGGAACAGAAGAAATGGATCTGATCCATTATGCTATGGTAGGGGGAATGCCGGTATCAGAACTGCCGGAAGATCAGGTATTGAAATTTAAAAAATGGTTTGATGATCTGCCTGAAAATATCAAAGCCTGTTATCATGCACCGAGTCTGCAGAATGTCCTTGATACCCATACCAACAAGCTATTTGAGCAGGCAAGGGCCTACTACATTGAAAATACAGGTAAGGATATTTCCAACGAAGACACAAAAGCAATTATTAAAAATGCTTTTTCCTGCCTGACCAAAATTGACCAAAGCCGTGCTGTTAGGAACCGAATGACCCTACAGGAAATCACCAATATTTTGGGAAGGAAGGAATTCGGCACCTTGGAAGTCGGAGCGGTATTGAATATTTTCCGTGAACCTGGCAATACTTTTATCAGGCCATTTATTTCCGATGATCCGGAAAGCCGTGCTCTTGGTGAAAATGACGTGCTTGACATTACCCACGAAAGCCTGATCCGCAATTGGGATTATCTCAAAAACTGGGCTGAGGAGGAATATGACAATTACACCGTTTATCTGGATTATGAGCAACAGCTGAACCGCTGGGTGGAAAGCGGAAAATCGAATGCTTTTTTGATGTCAATTGGGCCTTTGACCTATTTTGAAAATTGGATCAATAACCTAAACCCAAATATCCATTGGGTTTCCAGATATCTTCCTGAGGAATTCGATCAGGACAAGAAATTATCCAAGGCAAAAAATATCCTAAAAAATTCTCAGGAATTCTTAAACAAGAGCGCCAGAAAACATGTGGTGACCAGAACAGTCATGCGCTATGGAGCAAAAAGAATCGGGATAGCCATTGCTTTGATTGCCTTTTTGGTTTTCAGTTCTTTTGCCATTAGGCAATACCTTAGACAGCAGAATTCATATATTTTAAATTCAATTCAGGATGAATCAATAGAATTGATCAACACCTCCAAAGTCTCTTTTGAGAATAAAATTTACCTTATCGTGGAGCAGTTGAAGTTGGGTTTGACAACCATAGATGAGTCAATAAACAGCATTCCTGATCCTATTGAAAAAATCAATATCGCCAATGGAATAGCCACGCTTCTTGTTTTTCAAGGAAAGGATCAACCTAAAGAATTGATTTTTAGAAGTTTGACAATTGCGGATAGTTTGTCAGATGAATATGCAATTCCGGGTAATCTTAGCTCTTCGTTTTCAGCAATTTTAAAAGAGTTGAATGATTTAAGAGTGACTCTGGAATTGGCATTTTATTATAACGCGGATGCTCAACTTGATGCGTGGAAAAAGTCAAATGCAAAAAGATCGGGCAAGATAGTGTTACACATTCTTGAATCCCAGCCAGCAGATTTTGATGATATTGTCAACCTTACCTTGGCATTGGAGAATGCAATCAATTATAAAGTATTTGCCCCAGAAGAAACTCAACGCTTGATTCAGATTCTTTCACCCTTTGATGAGGTTGACCGTTCCGATTGGGTAAAAGAAAATTTTAAAGCTGATAACCTGATGGAAAGAGGAAATGCCAATTATGGCTTTCGATTCAACGGGCTTTATCAACAATTGGCCTATCTATACGCTTCTCAAGGCAACAGTGAAAGAGTATTGGATTGTATGGATGTATTATTGGCCAATGCCCAAAACAATTACCAAGGGGATTATGCTGCCGGTGCTGATAATGCCGCAAATATAGCTACTGTGTTTTATAGGACTGGCCAATTGGAAGCATTGGATGATTTTGTAAAAGGCTATACCCTTAAAATAAATATCTCCTTTGAGGAGTTTTATATCCGTCTTTTAGGAAGAATGCTTCCGAATGCCAGTACAATCAGTAATCTGAATCTGTATTCGTTTATGACTGATAAGCAAAATCTGAATCTTCAATTTTCTGATAGAGCCCAAATCGGGTATTTCTATTCAAAATATAGAGAAACAGTACTTGACGAAATCAAAGATATTAATGAGAGAAATTATTTGATGGCTTTGTCCTTTAAAAATGAGGGTATCTTAAAAGGAATCAATAAAGAGGAATCCCCAAAAGAGGATTTGTCCGTAAGTCAATTATTTGACCAAGCATTTGAATATTACAATCTAGTATCTACGGCCTATCTGGACCAAACTATCACTGTGATAGGAGCAGCGGCTACAGATAATTTGATTGCTCCTCGAAAATTCTTATTTCTCTATCCTGATCTGAGGCTTTCCTTTGCTCCCTTGGAACCGAGGGTTTTCTTTTTCTTTTATTTTTCTGATGTTTTCTTGGAATATCTACTGGATCACCGATCGATAGATGAATTATATCCAACTAAGACAGAGCTTGATTTTTTTACAGCATGGTTTCTGGCCTATAATTCCAATATGTGGGAGCCTAGATATTTCCTGATCAATCCAATTAGATATGAAGTACTTAAAAAGTTGGATATTGAATTAGCGAAAAGAAAAAATATCGATCAGGTAGATTTGAATTGGATGTATCTCTATTTAGGAGAAATGGCTTATCTAAATAATGATGTCGATGCTATGTCGTCCTACTATCAAAAAATCAATCCTGATAACCTATTAAACATTCTACGGTCCAAGGAATTTGGAATCCGTGTCAATAATCATTCCTTCAGATTGATTGCAACCGCAATTGAGGGTTTGGCAAATTCGGGAGATTTTGAGGAAATCAATAGGTTATCGAAACCTTTCAAAAAATCCATCAATAGATCTTCTCTTTATTCTTATGCTGCCAAGGACCTGTTAATTAAGAAAACAAATCCAGAAATAGCCAAAAGGTTGTTGGACTCTGCCTGGGTGGAGTTTGATAGGACTGGAATAGTAACCTCAGGGAGGCCACATACGATCCTTCTAGCTTATACAAATACTTTGTATGACCCTAAAGAAAATTTAGAGGAGTCCTACAGAATAATTAAAAATCTTGGAGGAAAAAGTTTTGCGACACGATTTATGATCCGCTCTATTGGTTTTCATGCCCAATTATATGAAGCAAAAAGTCAATTTCCTGAAAATATATCTGATGATGACTATTCATTAATTCTCAGTGAGATGCTTTATGGTTTTGCAGAAGGTAAGGATGAGTTAAACGAATCATGGAAAGAGTTTCAATTAGGTTACCCTTGGTTTGTCAGCCGATGGATTATTTATATAGACGAGAGCAGCTGATATGAATAATATATGTCCATATACCGGTTTAAGATCATTCACTGAGGATGAAAGCATTTATTTCAAAGGCCGTGATCATCAGATAGATCAGCTTACTGATTTGCTGCAGCAGAATAAATTCTTGATGCTGACCGGAGCCTCAGGGGAGGGGAAATCTTCTTTAGTTTATGCTGGATTGATTCCGAATGCAAGAGCGGGCTTTTTCAAGGCAAAATATACCAATTGGGTTGTAGCAGATTTCCGTCCTGAGCGTAGTCCGGTCAAAAACCTGGCCCAAGCAATTTCGGATAAATTTGATCTCCCGGATACAACAGTCGAAACAGAATTGAGAAGAGGCTTTTCTTCGTTGATTGACTTGTATACCAATTCTGATTTTTACATCGATGAGAAGGACGAAAAGTGGATGCATTTAGAAGAAGGGGATCAAAGAAAGCGAAAAAGAAAGGCCGCCAACTTGATGATCATCGTTGATCAGTTTGAGGAATTTTTCACAAATCCGGAAAACTTCTACAAAGAAGCTCCATCACAGGATTCGCAAATTGTGGTCAATTTGATTTTGGAAACTGCCCGCATCGCCCTCAAGAAAAATATTCCTGTTTACGTGGTCTGCACGATGCGATCTGATTACATCGGTCAGTGTTCTGCATTCAGAGGACTACCTGAGTATATTGGCTTCTCTCAGTTTTTTGTACCAAGATTAAAGCGAAAGGATTTAAAGCAGGTCATAGAAGAACCGGCGATTTTGAGTGGAAACAGGATTTCCCAAAGGTTGATTGAACGGTTGGTTTATGATTTGGCCGAAGGGCTGGATCAGCTCCCCATTTTACAACATGCGCTGACTCAAATCTGGCTGGCTGCAGATAGTGGCAATGAGGAAATGGACCTGATCCATTATGCAGAAGTTGGAGGCATGCCTGCAAATGAATTACCTGATAATGATCAAAAAACCTTCCTCAGCTGGTTCAAATCACTGCCGGATCATCAACGGACTTACTATCATCAAACTGGGCTGAATAAAGTAATTGAGATCCATGCCAGTTTATTATATGAAAATGCCTGGGAGTATTACAATAAGAAGAATCCTGATAATCCCTTATCCCAACAAGAAGCCAAGCGGATTATTGCACTGACGTATAGCGGCCTTACAAAAATTGACAATAGCAGGGCAGTGAGAAACAGGATGAGTTTGAAAGAACTTACCGAAATCATCAATACACCGGATCTTGACTCAAAGGTGATAGGTGGTGTATTGAATATTTTCAGAGAAGAGGGTAACTCTTTTATAAGACCATTCAAGACAGAAGACCCTGATACTCATTCCTTGCATGAAGAGACAGTATTGGATATTACCCATGAAAGTTTAATCCGAAACTGGGACAAACTAAATAAATGGGCTAATCAGGAATTTGAGTTTTTCAGTACCTATTTGGATTTTAAAAAGCAGCTGGATCGCTGGAAAGACAACGGGAAGAGTAAGGACTTTTTGCTTCCAATCGGGCCACTTTCATTTTTTGAAAATTGGTATGAGGAATGCAAACCAAATGTGGGCTGGATCAAAAGGTATTCTGAGATCAAGGAGAATGATGAAGAACGAACGAAGGACGCAAAAAATGTCTTAGCAGATATACATGAGTTTCTGAAGCGAAGCAGTAGAAATGTGATTTTTACCCGCACTTTCATGAAATATGGGCCTCAAAAGATAGGGACCTTTTTTGCCATTTTTGTGATGTTGGTTTTAAGTGGTTTTTATTGGTACGATGCGGAACAGAAAGCGAACGAACGTGTCATTGAGCGAGCTAGGAATGAGGCTGTTGCATATTTGAACAGTCCAGAAGTCAATAATCAAGATAAGGCTATTTACCTACTTGCAGAGGAACGATTTGAGTCAGGTTATTTAACCTCCTTTTTATCTACTCTCAACCAAAAGGACAGAATAGCTCTTGCCATTGATACTTATAAATTCCTGATTTATGCAGATAAATACATAGAGGATCCCATCAAGGATTTAATTATTGACTTCATATACAGTGATCTCCTTTCACCTGATTCAGCAATTGAATCAGATTATTTATTGGGACAGACCAATAAGTTTTTGCTCGTGCTAATGAGGGATAATTATTACAGCCCTTCAGCTGAGAATGAGAAAATCATTTCAGGTTTGACAAAGTCAAATAAAGATAGAGTTCTTGATTTTTATAGGGGGCCGGGCCAATTAAGTCCGTCGCTTCCATTTGAATTGAATCTTGCCATCCAACTTTGGCTTACTGATGGAAAAGCCAAATTGGAAGAAATCGATGAAATCCTTCAGGTTATTTCACCAGCCGAGAGTGAAACTGGAATAACTTCGTTTTCCAATTTTTATCCGAAGGGAAGCTTTGAACCCAATGGAAGACAACCGACAGATTTCAACAATGGGTATCACACCCTTGCTTCGCTTTATGCCAGTAAGGGAGATATTAATGGAGTGGAGTGGTCCTTTCAACAATTATTAGACAATGGTCAAAGGGAATACTTTGAATTGGGCAGGGTGTTCAATAATCATCAAAACATATTGGGTTACTTGTATCAATATAAGTTTAGGGATCTTGCGCCAAGGCTTGTAAAATGGATAGCAAACAACACTATTGATAACCCAGAAATCACAGTTTATCGAAATACCATTATTCGGTCGGGATATATTACCCATCTCTATATTGGGGCCAATCTTGAGCCGCAGGCTTTGAGATCATATCGAGGGTACATTTACCCAAATCTGTTCTTTTCGGACAGGTATGTCTATGATCAGATGAGTGAGGATTATGAATTCTATATCAATCAGATCGAAGACCCATTAGAGCGCAATTATCAATTAGCCTTCAATATAAAGAGGAAGGCAGTTTTTACTCATAAATATTGGTTTGACCGTCAAATGGAAATCGATCAGGAGCTTTTGGATTCCTGGTTGGATGTTTCGTTTGATATTTTCTCAAAATTACCTGGGAACTTTTTGGAAGAAAAAATTGCCTCTACTATTCCATATTATGGTGATGGAGTACGGACAACACAGCCCACACGAAAAGAACTGTTTATTTATCCGGATTATAAGGATGGGTGGTTCAGTTGGAACTACCACTCCGATATGTTTTACCACTACATGGAAAGAAAGGGGTGGTTGCCGAGATTATTCGAAAGTATTGATGATCTGGAGACTATAAATTTCTGGATTGCCAAAGCTTTTGAAGTTAAGCCATTTCCCGCTCCTGGTACATTGGATAATAATTACACGCTTTCGGATGAAACTTTAACCCATGTTCTGAATTTTGTAGAAAGCCACCCACTAGGAGAAGAAGTGGATAAGAACCTACTTTATCTGATCCTGGCTAACAGGTCATACGATAAGTCGGATACTGTCAAAGGATTTGAATATTTCCAGAAATTCGATCAAGATGCGATCGCTAGATCATCTAATAAATTTGAGTACGTGGAAAAGAACTTCTTTCTCAATATGATGACCCAGCTTGCAGTTAATCTGGCCCATTATGGCAAGGTGAAAGAATCAGTAGCCTTGGTAGAAAGATTTCCTGGTGAAGCAGAAAAAGCCTTTCCATATATTTTGATGGCAAAAAGAATCTACCAGCTTAATTCTGATCCTCAGGCTTTCGTTTATTTGGATTCGGTTTCTTCTAAAACTTCAAATCTGGATTTTAATGAATTAATTTTTTCATTGGACAGCAGAGAGAATTTTATCAATGTATTGTCTACTATAGGTAGTCAAAAGCTAAATACTATGAGCTTGGAAATTTTAAGAGACATACCTGAACAAAGGAAATTCAATGCCATCTATCAATTGGTATCAGGCCTTGCAAGGGAAGGTAATTATTATAGAGCATTAATGGCAATCCCCAATAATCTAACGGAGTCACAGGACTTGCAGTGTTTGGGATTGATATTGCTTGAGGCAGCCAAAAGAAGGGAAATCCAGTCTGGGGACACCCGCTGGGCAAACCTAGACACCTGGCTGGAATGGACAACAAGATTTATTAATTTCTCAAATATCTGATGAAGAAATACAATACATATTATTACTTGTTATTTGTGCTGTTGGTGATGGGTGCATTTGCATCAATGGCCCAAAACAATTACGGACTCAAGATTATGGGTATCGTTGCCTTTATTTTTGGAGTGTTGTTCTTAACCCAGTTGGTTTATGTATTAAAGAATAAATCGAAAATTGATTACCTGGTTGTTTGCGAACTTTTAGGGTTGTTTACCATTTCGCTTATTCTGGGTTTAAGGGTATATTATATTCATTTTGAATTGGTTGAATTATTATTCGGATTGGCTGGGGGACTGTTGATTGCAGTTTATGGAGTTAAGGCAGTTCAGTTATTCAAAGAAATCAGTATAAAAAACAAGGTATTGGCGTTGCTGGTTTTATGTTTTTATGTGAGTTTGATATTGTATATCTTATCCATGACAGTTATTCCATTCTTACCTGTTTTTTCTGAAGTATTTGGGATTCTTGCCTTTGTATTACTGATAATTTTCGGTGTAGTTTCGTTTAAGAAAAAGCAAATGAATTATGGGTCTGAAAGGGCAACTTCTATTACGGTAATCGCCGCTAATAAGGACAGGTCCATCGTCCTGATGTCACTTTTTCTATTATTTACAGTGTACATGGGGCTATCCAAAGTGGAAGTGCTTCCCAAAATGTATTCAGATGAATTTCCCCAAGCTTATTTTGAATTGGTCAACACAGCAGAGATGGGTCAGGGTGAATCCGTAGATGGAAAATACAAGCATGAAGAGTTCAAAGAGAAATTTGAAAAGTTCCTAGAGAATGCGGAAAGAAGGAATGTCCGTTAGGGTTGTTAATCTTAAGACATAAGATGCAAGACACAAGATACAAGATAGATTCCCCTACTCAATTAGATTAAGCAGACTATTTCAACCTTTGGCATCACTCAGCCAAACCCCGAATTGCTTGAAGTGGTGCATAAAGTGTTTGAAATGAAATCTGCTCCATTCATCCTTATTGAGGTGGCCGAATCTTGGATGGACCTCAGATGCACCTTCATTCTTTTCATAGTAAGCAATATATTCATCCCAAGCCTGTAGGAATGCTGTTTTTGCTTTTTCCAGATCAGGATATTTTAAGGGGTAAAGCTCTCCCGTATCATTTGGTGGTGTCATACCCTTTCCCATTTCCAGCTCCGTGAACAAGAGATTATTTTTGGCAATAAGTGCCCTTTCACTTGGAGTAAAGGTTGGGTATTTTATTTTACCGATAGATAACTTGAGTGTTATGGTCAAATGCTCTACCATATGTTGAGCCGTCATTTTACCAAATAATGGCTTTGAATCGCTTTTGAGTATAGTTAAAGAATCCTGGAGTTGAG
This window of the Aquiflexum balticum DSM 16537 genome carries:
- a CDS encoding adenylate/guanylate cyclase domain-containing protein codes for the protein MSQIRQLAAIMFTDIVGYTALMGNDEQKAFELLRKNREIHKPVIDEFGGKFIKELGDGVMASFPSVSNAVYAAIKIQELCNEANVYKLRIGIHQGEVIFENEDIFGDVVNIAARIQALAAPASIFVSESVQRDLTNKNDIRSEFFKIENLKNVKEPVKVYRILSASSISSSNQTSAIEKSSIIPEYDYDIHISFRFNDNKYDGWVSELVAKLKQELSATCKDKLSIYFDINPEDEKKKFLQEDGSVSSKIKSLIFIPIISQTYCDVNSPVWKNEFKGFQDGVLSEKMGKTIKLLNDNVASRVIPVKIHDIDMEDIKLLESELSDGLRSIDFIFREDGVNRPLLPIDDEKQGNPNRPMYRNQINKLANAVKDIVSGAKLFQKENSFGYTAFSPTATKIVPNVVSTSLSSSLKVQMIDRARPNIFLAWTSNDIKEKREEMAIILQKAGFNVLPSIDCPADDEVFKAKTVEALNQCVCSLHILSGEFGRRFESEDDVSFPQYQFLEAKKIIDAANSDFNSFIWVHPESTGTIKSAQQEFIKYIRNNITKNMMFSNSAGPMQLVDDIRVVMMKEEVEIFDSKDTDIFFIFNQQDELEAKEITDRLSLEYPIEIMNIMPDGEDQYREVSSQQIPKSKLAVVYFKYAADWALPFIKQIWKEVGGASSPTPIFFVGEDDPRSNFARIFKAPKVVSTIVPKEEVPAEVKKVYTTVVNLK
- a CDS encoding ATP-binding protein, producing MFEDYQICPYTGLRSFTEEESLYFKGREDDIDAATAQLQRNKFLMLTGASGDGKSSLVYAGIIPNARAGFLKSKYTQWCVADFRPERSPFKNLCKAIANQLDIPNEVTVESELKHGFSAIVDLYRNSDRFLDEDALEWQAADDRKRASIKRKAANLIILVDQFEEFFTNPENYDKGVPSKEANLVLNLLLETSKIALEEGLPIYVIFTMRSDFIGQCAAFRGLPEYIGFSQFFVPRLNRAQLQLVIEEPAVLSGNQITRRLTERLIHDLTEGVDQLPILQHALNQIWHAANNGTEEMDLIHYAMVGGMPVSELPEDQVLKFKKWFDDLPENIKACYHAPSLQNVLDTHTNKLFEQARAYYIENTGKDISNEDTKAIIKNAFSCLTKIDQSRAVRNRMTLQEITNILGRKEFGTLEVGAVLNIFREPGNTFIRPFISDDPESRALGENDVLDITHESLIRNWDYLKNWAEEEYDNYTVYLDYEQQLNRWVESGKSNAFLMSIGPLTYFENWINNLNPNIHWVSRYLPEEFDQDKKLSKAKNILKNSQEFLNKSARKHVVTRTVMRYGAKRIGIAIALIAFLVFSSFAIRQYLRQQNSYILNSIQDESIELINTSKVSFENKIYLIVEQLKLGLTTIDESINSIPDPIEKINIANGIATLLVFQGKDQPKELIFRSLTIADSLSDEYAIPGNLSSSFSAILKELNDLRVTLELAFYYNADAQLDAWKKSNAKRSGKIVLHILESQPADFDDIVNLTLALENAINYKVFAPEETQRLIQILSPFDEVDRSDWVKENFKADNLMERGNANYGFRFNGLYQQLAYLYASQGNSERVLDCMDVLLANAQNNYQGDYAAGADNAANIATVFYRTGQLEALDDFVKGYTLKINISFEEFYIRLLGRMLPNASTISNLNLYSFMTDKQNLNLQFSDRAQIGYFYSKYRETVLDEIKDINERNYLMALSFKNEGILKGINKEESPKEDLSVSQLFDQAFEYYNLVSTAYLDQTITVIGAAATDNLIAPRKFLFLYPDLRLSFAPLEPRVFFFFYFSDVFLEYLLDHRSIDELYPTKTELDFFTAWFLAYNSNMWEPRYFLINPIRYEVLKKLDIELAKRKNIDQVDLNWMYLYLGEMAYLNNDVDAMSSYYQKINPDNLLNILRSKEFGIRVNNHSFRLIATAIEGLANSGDFEEINRLSKPFKKSINRSSLYSYAAKDLLIKKTNPEIAKRLLDSAWVEFDRTGIVTSGRPHTILLAYTNTLYDPKENLEESYRIIKNLGGKSFATRFMIRSIGFHAQLYEAKSQFPENISDDDYSLILSEMLYGFAEGKDELNESWKEFQLGYPWFVSRWIIYIDESS